The genomic window GTCCGACCGGTCCCCAAGGTCCGACTGGTCCCCGGGCAGCGACTGGTACCCGCCCGGTCGGCGGCTGCACCTGCGCGAACTCGGTGACCTCGCTCCCGAACTCCTGGCCCCGGCCGCGACCCTGACGCTGCTGCCACCCTCCGGGTACCCGGCGAGCTCGCCGGGGCAGGCCGTGGTGATCGAGGCGCTCTCCGGACTGGGCCCGCTCAGCGTGGTGCGGCGCCGGATGGTCAGCGAGACCACCTGCGGCGTCGCGCACACCACACGGGGGCCCGCGCTCAGTCCGACAGGTCCCACAGCAGCCGGTAGTACCTGATCCGCTCGGCGTCCGGCGCGACCCCGTAGGCCTCCAGCAGCGTCTCCTCCCAGCCCGGACCGTAGTTCCACCGCGTGCTCCAGGTGGCGATGGCGAGGTCGGCCCACCGGTCGGCGACGCCGAGGTCGCCGAGGTCGACGTGCCCGGTGCACGTGCCGTCGTCGCCGATCAGGGTGTTGGGGGCGCAGGCGTCGCCGTGGCAGACGACGAGCTCGTCGACCGGCGGGATGTCGGCGAGCAGGTCGAGCGCGCGCTCGGCGGTGCCGACGTGCCGCAGGTCCTCATGCCAGTCCGCCGGGTCGATCCGGCCTGCTGCCGCCCGCGCGTGCACCGCCGCCAGCCGCCGTTCGGCCGACCAGTCGAACGGGCAGTCCGGGACGGGCAGCGCGGTGTGCAGGGCACGCAGCCCGGCACCGATCGCGCGCACCGCGGTGCCCGGATCACGCTTCCAGTGGTCGTCGACCGCCATGCGTCCGGGCAGGCCGTCGGTGACGATCCAGGACCCCGCCTCGTCCGCGCCCTCGTCGAGCACCCGGGGCACCACGGTGAACCTCGCCGCCCACCGCAGGCGCAGCACCTCGGCCGAGAGGTCGATTCCGCCGGCGCCGGGCGTCCATTTCACGAACTGCCGTGCTGCCAGGCCGACCTGGAAGGTCAGGCCGCCAACTCCGTTCTGCCACACGGCCCGCACGGGCCGTCCGGCGGCGAACTCGGTGACGATCTGCGGCACCTCGACCGGCCCCTGGGGCGCCATCGCAATCATCGGGCCATTCTGGCCCGGGCGACCGGGGCCGGGCCACCCGTTTGCGGGAAGCCCGGCCCCGCGCGCCCGGCAACATCCGCCGGACAGGCCCTACGCCCGGCCCTGCGGCGCGCGTGCCACCGGTCAGTCCTTGAAGGCGTCCTTGACCTTCTCGCCCGCCTGCTTGACGTCGCCGCTGACCTGGTCGGCCTTCCCCTCCGCGGTCAGGCGCTCGTTGCCGACGGCCTTGCCGGCCGCCTCCTTCGCCTTCCCCTTCGCCTTCTCCGCGATGTTCTTGGCCTTGTCCTCGCCGCTCATGGCGTCCTCCTCGATGCTGCCCAAGGCTGGTCGGTCCAGCGCTGCGTGCCGGGCGCCTGCCCCGATCGGGCGGGTTCATGCGGACAGACCCCGGGCTCCCGGTCCGGCGGCGTGGCCAGAACCGTGGTCCGCCACGGGCCGCGTACAGTGCCGGGTATGTCTGATATGCCGGTGGAGTTGCGGGTCGAGCCGCTGGGTGACCACGAGTACCTCGTCGCGGTCGTCGGCGGCGAACAGAGGGCCGAGTCCCGGTTCCGCGCCACCCCCGACGTGATGGCGGAACTGGGTGCCGGTGACGAGGCCGAGCAGCGCGTCGTCCGGGAGAGCGCCGCGTTCCTGCTCGACCACCAGCCCTTGGTCGACCTCCCGCCGATGATCGATCTGGCGGACGTCGCCGCGGCCTACGACGGCTACCTCGACGACCTGCGGCTACGGCTGTCCCGCTGAGCCGGGCGGCGGGGGCTCCACCGCGCCGGGTCGGTCCACCGCCAGGCCGGCCGTGTGCGCCGCCGTGGCGAGCACCTCGCGCAGCATCGCCGGGGTGAGCCGGCCGGTGAAGACGTTGCGCTGGCTCACGTGGTAGCAGCCGAACAGCGTCACCGGTGCGCCCGCCCCGTCGTCGGCGGCCACCAGGGTCGTCCGCACCCCGTGGCCGAACCGCGGTCGCGGCCGGGGCACCTGCCAGCCGGCCGACTCCAGGGCCGGCAGCACGGCCTGCCAGCCGAAGGCGCCCAGCACGACGACGCAGCGCACGGTCGGCCGCAGCAGCTCCAGCTCGCGGGCCAGCCACGGGCGGCAGGTGTCCCGCTCGCCCGGCGTGGGACGGTTCTGCGGCGGCGCGCAGCGCACGGGGGCGGTGACCCGGACGCCGGACAGTGCCAGGCCGTCGTCCTGCCGGGTCGCGGTCGGCTGGGAGGCCAGCCCGAGCCCGTGCAGCGTCGCGTACAGCAGGTCACCGGCCCGGTCACCGGTGAACATCCGGCCGGTCCGGTTCGCGCCGTGTGCCGCGGGCGCCAGGCCGATGACCGCCAGGGCGGCGTCCACGGGCCCGAACCCGGGCACCGGGCGCCCCCAGTACTCCCAGTCACGGAATGCGGGACGCTTGATACGGGCGGCCTCCTCCCACCAGGCCACCAGGCGCGGGCAGGCCCGGCAACGGACCACCTGCCCGTCCAGTTCGACCAGCGTGCGGGCCCGGGCGGCCGAGCGGACGGGAAAGTCGGCCTCGGACATGGTCCACCAGCTCCTCCGGGGTAGCCGCACCGGTGAGGCCGTCGGCCGCGACGCGGCGGACGAACGGCACGATCCGCACCACGATCTGCCACGGAGGGCAGCCATGGCCAGCACCAAGGACATCAGATGTCACCGCGTCTACGAGGAAACCTCGCCCGAGGACGGCACCCGGGTGCTGGTGGACCGGCTCTGGCCGCGCGGGCTGCGCAAGGACGACGCCCACCTCGACGCGTGGCTGCGCGACGTCGCCCCGTCGACCGAGCTGCGGCAGTGGTACGGCCATGACCCGGAGCGTTTCCAGGAGTTCCGCCGGCGCTACCTCGCGGAACTGCGCGACTGCGACCACCGGGAGGCGCTGCACGAACTCGGCGAGCTGGCCCGCCACGGGCGGGTCACCCTGCTCACCGCCACCTGCGACGTCGACCACAGCCAGGCCGCCGTGCTGGCCGACCGGCTCTCCCGCCGACGGCCTCCATGGACGGTGCCCACGGACGGCGCCCGCTGACGGCGCCGACGGACGGCGCACCGCGGTGTGCGCGCCTCGCCCAGCCGGTGGACAGCCGGTGCCGCGTGCGTCGTCCGCGGCGCGCCGGGGTAGGCGGTAGGGAACATGTCCGGCGAACCCCGGGAGGAGTGGCGATGGCCGACCGACAGGACGCGCAGGTCGTCGTGATCGGAGCCGGCCCCGCGGGCTCCGCCGCGGCGGCCCACCTGGCCCGGGCGGGGGTCGACGTCCTGCTGCTGGAGAAGGACGTCTTCCCCCGGGACAAGGTCTGCGGCGACGGCCTGACCCCGCGCGGTGTGCACCAGTTGCTGCGGCTGGGGATCGATGTCGGCGCCCCGGGCTGGCGGCGCTCGCGCGGCATGCGCCTGCACTGCTCGGGCCGTCGCGTCGACGTCGACTGGCCGGCGCTCGGCGGCTACCCCGACTTCGGGCTCACCCGGACCCGCCACGACTTCGACCACCTGCTCGCCCAGCACGCCCAGGGCGCCGGTGCCCGGCTGCACACCGGGACCAAGGTCACCGCCCCGCTCACCGACGCCGCCGGGCGCCTCACGGGCGTCACCGCCGTGACCCCCGGGGGCGGCACCGCCGAGTTCCGCGCGCCGCTGGTCATCGCCGCCGACGGCGCCTCCGCCCGCACCGCGCTCGCCCTGGGCTGGCAGCGCGACCAGCGCAGCCCGATGGCGACCGCCGTTCGCCGCTACTACCGCAGCCGGGCCCTGGCGGAGGACGAGTATCTGCAGCTCTGGGCCGACGTGCGCTGCGCCGGTAGCGGGCACGACCTGCCCGGCTACGGCTGGGCCTTCCCGCTCGCCGACGGCCGGGTGAACATCGGCCTCGGCGGCCTGCCGCACCGCCGCCACGGCGCCACCGACCTGCGGGCCACCCTGCGCGAGTGGGTCGACCAGCTGCCCGCCCACTGGGAGCTGGACGAGCAGCACGCGGAGGACCCGCCGCGCAGCGCCGCGCTGCCGATGGGCCTCAACCGGCGCCCCCAGTACCGGCGGGGTCTGCTGGTGCTCGGCGACAGCGCGGGCATGATCAGCCCCTGGAGCGGTGAGGGCATCGCCCAGGCCATGGAGGCCGCCGAGGTGGCGGCCGACACGGTCGCCCTCGCCCTGACCCGGCCGCCGGGCCTGCGCCGCGAACAGGCGCTGCAGCACTACCCGGCCGAGGTGGACCACCGCTGGGGCCGCTACTACCGGCTCGGCAACGCCGTCGCCGCCCAGGTCTTCAGCCGGGTCGGCTACCGCCCCCTGCTCAGCCGCCGCATCATGACCAGCCCCACCGCGATCGGCCTGGTCGTCCGCCTGCTCAGCCAGGCCACCACCGCCCCGGCGCAGGACGGCATCGACTCGGTGCTCAACACCGCGCTGCGCCTGGTACCGAAGCTGCGCCGCTAGAGCCTGTCCGGCGAGCCCGTCCCGCGCGACCGGTCAGCGGCGTGCGGTGCGGCCGGTGGGCGGCGTGATGCGGACCCGCTCGGTGGCGGGGGCCCGCTCGATGTCGTCGAGCTGCGCGGTGATCGTGCCGCGCAGCTCGTCGTAGTCCTCGAAGCAGTGGTCGTTGAAGAGCGTGTGGCCCGTCCACATGAGGTTCGCGCACACCCGGGCCGGCACCCCACCCGTCCGGGCGCCCATGCCGACCAGGGCCACCGACCCGATGCTGCCGGGCGCCTTCTGGTTCTGCAGGTGGATCGCCTGGAACGCGGCGGCGCAGGCGAGTGCGACGTTCAGCGTCTCGCTCACGTTCTGCGCGGACTGCGCCATGGTCGGCGCCGAGATCAGGAACCTCGGGTTGCTCGCTCCGGACGGCACGCACACCGCGCTGCCCACCGGGAGCCGGCCCGCGAAGTGGTCGCGGATCGCGCGCTGCACCCGCAGCTGGATGCCCGCGCCGAGGTGCCGCTTGATGGCGGCGTCGACCCCACCGTCCATCCGGCCACGGGAGTTGGTGGGGCTGACCCAGGCGTCGACCTGCTCGTCGAGGATCGATCCGCTGCGGATCTCGACCCCCGGGGTGTCGGCGAACGCCGCTCGCCAGGCCGCCACCACCGGGGCGTTGATGTCGGTCAGGACCACCCTGAGCGGCGACGGCACGCGGTTCACGGTCAATTCTCTGCTCCCATCGAAGGCACTCGCCCAACTCCTGGCACTCACGACGCTACGGCTCCCCACTGACAGCGGTTCTGACGGTCCGCCGGTGCTGTCACACCCGGTTGCTACCACTGTGGAAGCCCGACGATCAGCCCGCCATCAGCACGAATGCGACGATTCGGAGTCCCACCGCCATGACCGATGCCGCCACCCCCGCCCAGCCCGAACCGAACGACCCGCTGGCGCTCGCGGACCTCTTCCAGGGCGGCGGCGAACCGTGGCTCCCGCTGCTGAAGCCGGTGATCGAGGCGCAGCCGGGCGCCGCGGCCTTCATCGGTCCGGCGCGCGGCCCGGAGGTCGTCCCGGTGCGCGAACTGACCTTCCAGGCGCTCAAGCCGCACGCGCCGGAGAAGTGGCGGGTGGTGGTCTTCGGTCAGAACCCGTACCCGCGGCCGGAGAGCGCCACGGGCATCGCCATGTTCGACAACACCTTCCACGACTGGACGGACAGCCAGTTCGGCAGGGTCGTCAGCATCCGCTGCATCATCAAGGCGGCGGCGATGTGGAAGCACGGCATCCCGAAGAAGACCCCGATCGCCGACATACGCGCGCTGTTGAAGGAGCAGGACACCGTCCAGCCGCCGGAGTGGTTCCAGGCGATGCTGACGCAGGGCGTGCTGCTGCTGAACGCGGCGCTCACCGCCAGCGGCGACGGGGCGATGGGACCGGAGCAGCACACCGCGTTCTGGCGGCCGGTCGCCGAACGGATCGTCGAGGAGATCCTCCGGGCCAAGCAGCACGCCGCCGAGGAGGACCGCGGTGTGGTCTTCGCCTGGTGGGGGGCGCACGCCCGCAGCCTCAAGCGGGTCGTCCTGCGGATGCAGAAGAAGTACCCCGGGGTCGAGGTCCGGCACATCGACCACCCCAACCCCGCGGCGCAGGGCGACATCTTCTGCGACGGCGACCACTTCGCGACGGTGAACACCGTCCTCGCCTCGCTGGGTACCGAGGAGATCGACTGGCTGCCCAGCAGCGGCTGGAACACGGCCGTGGCGGGGCCGGGCGGCACCGGCGGCGACACCGCGCAGCGGATGGGCGCCTTCATCGCCTCCACCATGGAGCTGCACCAGCTCTACCTCGACCGCCTCGCCGGGGTGAAGGACGAGGGCCTCGTCCTGCCCGCCGTCACCGGGGTGTTCGACACCCCGCTGATGGACTTCCGTGACGCCGTGTCCCCGGTCGCGGGGCTGCTGTCCGGGCTGGACCGGTACGTCGAGCTGTCGCACGCGTTCGGCAGACGGCGCACCGACGAGGGGGCCGGCGGGCTGTCCGCCGACGCGATCGCGGCGCTGTACCTCTACACCTGCGAGTCCGCGTTCTACCGGGAGATCAACGCGATCCTGCGCTCCCCGGACCGCGGCAGGCTCGTGCCGTACCTGCCGTACCTGCCGTACCTGCGGCTGCTGTTCGCGGCCGTCGCCGAGCTCCCGGCCCGCACCCGGCCGCTGTGGCGCGGGGTGCCGCTGGACCTGCGGGCGCAGTACCCGCTGGGCCGGACGGTGACCTGGTGGGGCGTCTCCTCGTGCACCTCCAAGCCCGCCGTGGCGCGCTCCTTCCTCGGCAGCCGCGGCAAGCGCACGCTCTTCGAGGTGCATCCGCTGCGGGCCGCCGGCATCCAGGACTTCTCCGCGTTCACCGGCGAGGAGGAGTTCATCCTCCTGCCGGGCACGCAGCTGGAGGTGACGGACGTGCGGGCCGAACGCGGCGGGCTGTCCACCGTGACGCTCACCGAACTGCCCGAGCAGACCCTGGTCTCCTGAGGGCCGGCCCCCGGCGGGCAGCGGGTCCGGTGGCGGCGGCCCGCCGGACACGGGATATCCTGGAGCGGAACGACGGCGGAGGGGCTCGCCGCAACCGCGACCGGTACCGGTCGCCAACGGTCCCTACCTGATGTCCGCGAGACCCGCGGGCGCATCCCAGGTAGGAGAGCCATGCCCCGACACACCACCACCCCGCCCGGTGCGCCCGGCCGTCCACCGGCCGGCGGTGCCGCCCGGGTGCGCGCCGGTGCGGGCCGGCACCTTCCCGACACACTCCTAGGAGTTGGCATGCGCGGCGAGCGCCCGCCCAGCACGAGCGGGCCGCGGCCCGCCGAGGACCTGCCCGTCGACCCGGACAGCGCGGCCCCCCTGCCCGCCGGGCCGGAGCGCCCACCGCGCCCCCGCCAGTGGGACGTCCTCGCGGTGATCGCCCTGGGCGGCGGGCTCGGCAGCGTGGCCCGCTACGAACTCGCCCAGGCCTGGCCCACCGCGGCGGGCACCTTCCCCTGGGCCACCTTCACCATCAACGTCACCGGCAGCCTGCTGCTCGGCGTCCTGATGGTCTTCGTCCTGGAGATCTGGCCGCCCAACCGCTTCGCCCGCCCGTTCCTGGGCGTCGGCATCCTCGGCGGCTACACCACCTTCTCGACCTACACCGTCGAGCTGCGCGGCCTGCTCGCCACCGGCCACTTCGCCGTCGCCGACGCCTACGCGCTCACCAGCCTGGTGGCGGGACTGGCCGCGGTGTGGACGGGGATCGCCCTCGCCCGTCGTCTCGGGCGGCTGCCGGTGCGGCGCGGTCCGCGCCGCCGCTCCCAGGCCGGTCACACCGCCACCGCGACCGCCCGCCCCGAGCCGAAGACCGGTCCGGGCGGCGCGGGCGAGATGGCCGCCAGCAGCGAGGGAGGCCCGCGATGAGCCCGTTGATCCACCGCCACCACGCGCAGCCGGAACCCGCTCCGGCCCGCGAGGCACGCCCGCCGCTGAGCGGCCCGGTGCTGCGGATGACCGTCTACCTCGGTGAGAGCGACCAGTACCGGCACCACCCCGTGTACACCGAGATCGTCCACCGGGCCCACCGCGCTGGTCTGGCCGGCGCCAGCGTGTTCCGCGGCATCGAGGGCTTCGGCGGTACCTCGCTGATCCACACCACCCGCCTGCTCGACCTCGCCGAGGACCTCCCCGTCGCCGTCGTGATCATCGACGAGGAACGGCGCATCCGCGCCTTCCTGCCGCAGGCCGAGGAGGTCCTCGCCCAGGGCCTGATCACCCTCGACCCCGTCGAGGTCGTCACCCACCGTGTCGTCACCCACCGGGTCGACGCGGCCGACGGCGTCACCCCGATCGACCAGGAAGGCGAGAACTGATGGCCGTGCTGATGGTGTTCCTCGGCGGCATCCTCGGCGCACCGCTGCGCTACCTCATCGACAAGGCCGTCCAGTCCCGCCACGACAGTGTCTTTCCGTGGGGGACCTTCCTCATCAACGTCTCCGGCGCCTTCGTGCTCGGTGCCGTCACCGGCGCCGGCCACGCCCACGGCCTGCCCGGTGACGCCGTGCTGCTGCTGGGCACCGGCGTCTGCGGGGCGCTCACCACGTTCAGCACCTTCACCTTCGAGACCGTCCGGCTGCTGGAGGAGGGCTCGCTGGCCGAGGCCGGCCTCAACGTCGTGGGCAGCCTGGCCGTCGGCCTGCCCGCCGCGGCGGCCGGCTACGCGCTGCTGACCTGGCTCTGACCGGACCGCTGCGGCGTCGACCGCGGTCGGGCACCGCGCCCGACCGCGGTCAAACGATGCGCGAACGCTGCGACTGGCCGGATGGTGCACGACTCCACAAGGGTCGAGGGGTGCAGAGACCGATCGAGCGGCCGGCGGAGAGCCCGGCCGCGTTACGTGCCCTGGCAGCCCGCGTCGCCGGTGGCGACGAGTGGGCCTTCGAGGAGCTGTACGTCGCCACCGCCGGCCGTGTGCACGGCCTGGTGCTGAGCCTGCTGCGCGACCGCCCCCGCGCGGAGGAGGTGACCCAGGAAGTGTTTCTGCAGGTGTGGCGGGAGGCGCCGCGGTACCGGAGCGAGCGCGGCGAGGTGCTGGCGTGGATGCTCACCATCGCCCACCGGCGCGCCGTGGACCGGGTCCGCTCCGAGCAGGCCGCCACGGACCGCGACCGGGCCGCCGCCCGGCGGGACCGCACCCCGGCCTTCGACGAGGTCGCCGACCAGGTCGAGCGGGAGCTGGAACGCCTGTCGCAGTGCGCCCGGGTGCGCCGCGCGCTCGGCATACTGAGCGAGGTCCAGCGGGAGAGCCTGCTGCTGGTCTACTTCGGCGGCCGTACCCACGCGCAGGCCGCCGCCGCCCTCGGCGTGCCGCTGGGCACCGTCAAGACCCGCGTCCGCAACGCCCTGCAGCGGCTGCGCGACCTGCTCGTCGACTCCTCCGCCACGGGACCGGCCGGGCCGCGGCTCGGGACGGGCCGCACGCCGTAGGCTCACCTCTGTGCCCACACCGCTCACGCCTGTGCAAGCGCCCGCACCCGACCGGCCGGTGTCCGCCCAGGCGGGTCTGACCACCGGTGACCTCGCCCGGGCGCTCGGCGTCTCCCCGGCCACCATCCGGTCGTGGGAACGCCGTTACGGCATCGGCCCGGCCCAGCGGACCCCCGGTCGCCACCGCCGGTGGAGCCCGCGGGACGTCGCGGTGCTGGAGACGATGTGCCGCCTCACCGCCCGGGGCGTCATGCCGGCGGAGGCCGCCCGCCTGGCTGCCGCGGAGCCCCAGCCCGAACGCCTGGCCGGACCCGAACGCCTGGCCGGACCCGAACACCTCGGTGCCCCGCATCCTGTCGCCGCCCCCGAGCAGCCCGCCCGCCGGGAACCGTCCGAGCCCGGGGCACCCGCCGCCGTACCGCGACAGGGCGGCGACCGGGCGGTGCCGGCCGCCGCCGCCCGGCGCGAGTGCCGGGGCCTGGCCCGCGCCGCCACCCGGCTCGACGCCTGCGAGGTGGCCCGGATCCTGGACCGCGGGCTCGACCGGCTCGGCCTCGTCGCGGCCTGGACCCAGCTGATGGTGCCCGCGCTGCGCGCGGTCGGCCGCGCGTGGGTCACCGAGGGCGAACCGTACGTCGAGGTGGAACACCTGCTCTCCTGGCACATCTCCCGGGCCCTGCACCGCAGCACCGCGCGCTGCGAACCGCTGCCCGGCCCGGCCCTGCTGCTCGCCGGGATGCCCACCGAACTGCACGCGCTGCCGCTGGAGGCGCTGGCGGCGGGGCTGGCCGAACGCGGCCTGCCGTACCGGATGTTCGGCCCCGCGCTGCCGCCCGAGGCCCTGCTGGCGGCGGTGCGCCGCACCGGGCCGCCGGCCGTGCTGCTCTGGTCCCAGCTGGCGCGAACCGCGGACCGCGCCCTGGTGCAGCGCGTCGCCCGGACCAGCTGGGGCCTGCACGGCGCCCGCGGCCGCCCCGTCGTGCTGGTCGCCGGGCCGGGCTGGGGCGGCCCCCGCCGACCCCCGGGCACCCTGCGCCCCCGTGATCTGCCGAGCGCCCTCGACCAGTTGGGCGTGGCATGGAAAGCCCGGGAGCGGTGAGACGAGGTCGGACGACACGACGACCGACCCGGCCGACCGAGGAAACAGGAGTCCCCATGGAACACGAGGCCGACGTGGTCGAGGAACTGACGGCCGACCACCTGGCGGCTCGCCAGCTGTTCGAGACGCTCCGGGGCCTGGACCCCGGTGACGGGCGACGGCGCGAGGCGGCGGACGAGTTCACCATCGAGCTGGTCCGCCACTCGGTGGCCGAGGAGCAGTTCCTCTACCCGGCGCTGCGCGAGCACGTGTCAGGGGGCGACGCGCTGGCGGACCGGGGAGTCGCCGACCATGAGCGGATCGAGCAGCTGCTCAAGGAACTGGAGGAGGCGGACCCGGCCGAGGCCCGGTTCGAGGAGCTGATCGGTGTGCTCGCCGCCGAGCTCACGGCGCACATCGAGGACACCGAGCGGAACCTGCTGCCCGCCCTGGTCGACGCCTGCTCGGCCGAACGGCTCGACGAACTCGGCGACCTGGTCCGCACCGCGAAGGCGCTCGCGCCCACCCGTCCGCATCCCGGTGCCCCCGACTGGAAGCTCCTGGCCGCGGGCACCAGCCTGGTCGACCGCGCGCGGGACTTCCTCGCCGGCCGCGGCCGCCCGTCCTGAGGAACCGGGCATGAACGCCGCGAGCCGGGGCAGCCGAGCCCTTACCACAGGCCGGTCCGCAGGGGCGCGGCCTGACACGGCGGAGAGAGGACACGGCATGACCGGGAACGTCAACATCTGGGAGTTCCGCACCGCCTCCGGCCACAGCGCCGGCACCGACCTCATCGACTTTCACGTCGAGGCCACCGACGGCCCGATCGGCAAGGTGGACAAGCTCTCCGAAGAGGTCGACAGCCAGCACCTGGTGGTGGACACCGGCCCCTGGATCTTCGGCAGGCGGGTGCTGCTGCCCGCCGGTACGGTCTCCCGCATCGAGATCGGGGAGCGCAAGGTGTATGTCGACCGCTCCAGGGACGAGATCAAGAACGGCCCCGGGATCGACGCGGGAGCCACCGAACCGGAGGACGCCGACTTCCGCGATCCCTACCTGCTCTACTACGGGCCCTTCTACGGCGGCTTCGGCATCTGACCGCCCTCGGTTCCGCGGCCGGGGCACCGCCGTTGTCACTCCTCGGGCCGCGGCTCGGCTCCGGCGGTCCGGCGCTGCAGGTCCGCGTGCCAGCGGGCCGCGTTGCTGCCGTCCAGCTGCCCGGCGAAGGCGCGGTAGGCCGCCGCCGCCAGGCCCTCGCGGTCGGCCGGTTCGGCGGCGGCGATCTCCCACAGCGCCTGCTCGGTGTCGTCGTCGAGCCCGGTGCAGGACCGCAGTCCTGCACCGGCCAGCGCGTTCTCCACCTCCTGGTGGAAGTTCGTCCGCAACTGCTGCCGACTCGGCCGACCCGCGCGCATCCCGCCCCCTGCTCGTACCTTCGTACCCCGAACCGGTCCTGACGGTTCGTGGGATCCCGACCCGCATGGTACGTGAGCCGCTTCCCGCAGAGCCCGGACGGGAGGGGCGCTTCATCAGTGCTCGGCCCGCTCGCCGCAAACCCCGTCCTCCGGGTATATGCGGGCGGGCACCGTCGGCGGTGCCGCAGACTGGGGCCCGGTAACCCGACCTACTGGAGGATGGTTCTCATGGCCGACCGGCCCTTGACGCTGATGGCAGTGCACGCCCACCCCGACGACGAGGCCACCGGAACGGGGGGAGTTCTCGCGCGCTATGCGGCCGAGGGCTTTCGCACGGTCCTGGTCACCTGTACCGACGGCGGCTGCGGTGACGGCCCGGGGGGAGCCAAGCCGGGCGACCCCGGGCACGACCCGGCGGCCGTCGCCGCGATGCGCCGCACCGAACTCGAAGCGAGCTGCGACGTCCTGAAGGTCACCCACCTGGAGCTGCTCGGGTACGCCGACTCGGGCATGATGGGCTGGCCGGCCAATGACGCGCCCGGATCGTTCTGGAGCACGCCGGTGGAGGAGGCCGCCGCCCGCCTGGGCGAGTTGATGCTGCGCCACCAGCCCGATGTGGTGGTGACCTACGACGAGAACGGGTTCTACGGCCACCCCGATCACATCCAGGCGAACCGGGTCACGATGGCCGCGCTGGAGCGCACCGGCCTCGCGTCGAAGGTGTACTGGACGACGGCCCCGCGCTCGATGATGGCGCGCTTCGGGGAGGTCATGCGCGAGTTCGGTGCCGACTGGGAGGAGCCGGACCCGGCGGAGGCCGCCGCGATGCCCGAGATCGGGCTGCCCGACGAGGAGATCACCACCTGGGTGGACACCACCGCGTTCGGCGGCCAGAAGTTCGACGCGCTGCTCGCCCACGCCAGCCAGAGCGAGAACATCTTCTTCCTGCGGATGGGCAAGGAGAGGTTCACCGAGCTGATGGGGGTGGAGACCTTCGTACGGGTCCAGGACACCACCGGCGCGGCGCTGCCCGAGAACGACCTCTTCGCCGGCCTGCGCTGAGCCCGCGGCAGGCCCCGTTCCGCTCGGTGCCCGGCCCCGCAGTCGTGCCGCCGCACGGCTGCGGGGCCGGGGAGCGAGTGCGGCCGGGGCCCGGGCAGGGCGCCCCCGAAGAGCGGGTGTCGCGGACCCGGGCGGCCCGGGCGACAGGTTAGGTTCGTCTGC from Kitasatospora sp. NBC_01250 includes these protein-coding regions:
- the crcB gene encoding fluoride efflux transporter CrcB, with amino-acid sequence MAVLMVFLGGILGAPLRYLIDKAVQSRHDSVFPWGTFLINVSGAFVLGAVTGAGHAHGLPGDAVLLLGTGVCGALTTFSTFTFETVRLLEEGSLAEAGLNVVGSLAVGLPAAAAGYALLTWL
- the sigK gene encoding ECF RNA polymerase sigma factor SigK produces the protein MQRPIERPAESPAALRALAARVAGGDEWAFEELYVATAGRVHGLVLSLLRDRPRAEEVTQEVFLQVWREAPRYRSERGEVLAWMLTIAHRRAVDRVRSEQAATDRDRAAARRDRTPAFDEVADQVERELERLSQCARVRRALGILSEVQRESLLLVYFGGRTHAQAAAALGVPLGTVKTRVRNALQRLRDLLVDSSATGPAGPRLGTGRTP
- a CDS encoding MerR family transcriptional regulator, whose product is MPTPLTPVQAPAPDRPVSAQAGLTTGDLARALGVSPATIRSWERRYGIGPAQRTPGRHRRWSPRDVAVLETMCRLTARGVMPAEAARLAAAEPQPERLAGPERLAGPEHLGAPHPVAAPEQPARREPSEPGAPAAVPRQGGDRAVPAAAARRECRGLARAATRLDACEVARILDRGLDRLGLVAAWTQLMVPALRAVGRAWVTEGEPYVEVEHLLSWHISRALHRSTARCEPLPGPALLLAGMPTELHALPLEALAAGLAERGLPYRMFGPALPPEALLAAVRRTGPPAVLLWSQLARTADRALVQRVARTSWGLHGARGRPVVLVAGPGWGGPRRPPGTLRPRDLPSALDQLGVAWKARER
- a CDS encoding hemerythrin domain-containing protein, with product MEHEADVVEELTADHLAARQLFETLRGLDPGDGRRREAADEFTIELVRHSVAEEQFLYPALREHVSGGDALADRGVADHERIEQLLKELEEADPAEARFEELIGVLAAELTAHIEDTERNLLPALVDACSAERLDELGDLVRTAKALAPTRPHPGAPDWKLLAAGTSLVDRARDFLAGRGRPS
- a CDS encoding PRC-barrel domain containing protein, with product MTGNVNIWEFRTASGHSAGTDLIDFHVEATDGPIGKVDKLSEEVDSQHLVVDTGPWIFGRRVLLPAGTVSRIEIGERKVYVDRSRDEIKNGPGIDAGATEPEDADFRDPYLLYYGPFYGGFGI
- a CDS encoding PIG-L family deacetylase, with the protein product MADRPLTLMAVHAHPDDEATGTGGVLARYAAEGFRTVLVTCTDGGCGDGPGGAKPGDPGHDPAAVAAMRRTELEASCDVLKVTHLELLGYADSGMMGWPANDAPGSFWSTPVEEAAARLGELMLRHQPDVVVTYDENGFYGHPDHIQANRVTMAALERTGLASKVYWTTAPRSMMARFGEVMREFGADWEEPDPAEAAAMPEIGLPDEEITTWVDTTAFGGQKFDALLAHASQSENIFFLRMGKERFTELMGVETFVRVQDTTGAALPENDLFAGLR